A window from Neodiprion fabricii isolate iyNeoFabr1 chromosome 2, iyNeoFabr1.1, whole genome shotgun sequence encodes these proteins:
- the LOC124175744 gene encoding phytanoyl-CoA dioxygenase domain-containing protein 1 homolog, which yields MSILSKFENDGYVVLEDFLSPDEVEELRAAGEAFTTNLPPENERRVFDSINFPQNKDLYFLDSAHKMSYFFEPGALDLDGKLKVDPKISLNKVGHALHWLHPTFKKISFDDRVKDIARKLNFQEPAICQSMYIYKNPGIGSQVTIHQDVTYLYTEPTRLLGYWIALQDATLENGCLWLAPGSHKGEVHWRYMRNKDPKSNELLVYDTQTPSWPQSNFKAVPVKQGTCVLLHGKIIHYSEPNKSQKSRHAYTIHAYETKNVEFSKENWIQPPQPEGFPLLYKN from the exons ATGAGCATATTGTCGAAG TTCGAAAATGATGGCTACGTCGTGTTGGAAGATTTTCTTTCGCCTGACGAGGTGGAAGAGCTTAGAGCCGCTGGTGAAGCATTCACGACAAACTTGCCGccggaaaatgaaagaagagtATTCGATAGCATAAACTTTCCTCAA AACAAAGATCTGTACTTCCTGGACAGTGCCCACAAGATGAGCTACTTCTTCGAACCCGGAGCACTGGACCTTGACGGGAAACTCAAAGTTGACCCCAAGATATCATTGAACAAG GTGGGACATGCCCTTCATTGGCTACATCctacgtttaaaaaaatctcctTCGACGACAGAGTGAAGGATATTGCGCGGAAACTTAACTTCCAAGAACCGGCAATTTGCCAGTCTATGTACATTTACAAAAACCCCGGTATTGGTTCTCAAG TGACCATACATCAGGACGTTACTTATCTCTATACGGAACCCACGCGACTCCTAGGCTACTGGATAGCGCTGCAGGACGCTACGCTGGAGAACGGATGCCTCTGGTTAGCACCAGGCTCTCACAAGGGCGAGGTACACTGGAGGTACATGCGTAACAAGGATCCGAAGTCCAACGAATTACTCGTATACGACACGCAGACGCCCTCCTGGCCCCAAAGCAATTTCAAGGCCGTACCGGTGAAGCAAGGAACCTGCGTGCTCCTCCACGGAAAAATCATCCACTATTCGGAACCTAACAAAAGTCAGAAGTCCCGCCACGCGTATACGATTCACGCGTACGAAACGAAGAACGTAGAGTTCTCGAAAGAAAACTGGATTCAACCCCCGCAACCCGAGGGATTTCCTTTGTTGTATAAAAACTAA
- the LOC124175564 gene encoding uncharacterized protein LOC124175564, whose protein sequence is MKMESSRLFLAVAAMSMTMSLATPIIPVPRKVASEAVDGNPSSEESIARRQKATGPCLRIAPDLPPCNFDVQATWRSTSGEIFRGAPGSGYPSGSATEFLPGGSGDDILKGNPVVLEEGGATLPRRKSIEEFELYANDIAVTIVYYLEGCLPSRLPFDLPTCPVEESRKIQLNKLIPFQLPDIYDAMIFPEIDVEQIEIAHRRNMQNIPARTVSHEASKDEYEREKDGGHRKIETSYTDLDDSAKGSGAGFQDFHSTIAKKSMRPRTGMASTKYSKKLPASGQVPADSGYPWTTVKNEERSVGVVEEEPRTVTKFDPLQEGIGENNRVELPAGIDAGSRETIDGATEVVDTLARYKNRAQ, encoded by the exons ATGAAGATGGAATCGAGCAGGCTGTTCCTCGCAGTGGCTGCGATGAGCATGACGATGTCCTTGGCGACCCCGATCATTCCCGTGCCGAGAAAAGTGGCAAGCGAGGCTGTCGATGGGAATCCCAGTTCCGAAGAGTCGATCGCAAGACGTCAAAAGGCGACCGGCCCCTGCCTCCGTATTGCTCCAGACTTACCGCCCTGCAACTTTGACGTGCAGGCCACTTG GCGTTCAACGAGCGGTGAGATCTTTCGCGGTGCTCCAGGATCCGGTTACCCCTCGGGGTCGGCCACGGAATTTTTACCCGGCGGAAGTGGCGACGATATTCTGAAGGGTAACCCCGTCGTGTTGGAAGAGGGCGGCGCGACGTTACCGAGGCGGAAAAGTATCGAGGAATTTGAGCTTTACGCAAACGATATTGCCGTCACCATAGTTTATTATTTAGAGGGTTGCTTACCCTCGAG ACTACCCTTTGATCTTCCGACCTGTCCTGTCGAGGAGTCGCGGAAGATACAGTTGAACAAGCTGATCCCCTTCCAGCTGCCCGACATCTACGACGCGATGATATTCCCCGAGATCGACGTCGAACAGATCGAAATCGCTCATCGTCGAAACATGCAGAATATACCTGCTCGGACCGTGAGCCATGAG GCAAGTAAGGACGAGtatgagagagaaaaagatggCGGGCATCGTAAAATCGAGACGAGTTACACGGACCTGGATGATTCGGCGAAGGGCTCGGGAGCGGGTTTTCAGGACTTCCACAGTACGATTGCGAAGAAGAGTATGAGGCCGAGGACGGGGATGGCTAGCACGAAGTATTCGAAGAAGCTACCAGCGTCCGGACAGGTCCCGGCAGACTCGGGGTATCCTTGGACGACTGTAAAAAACGAGGAGAGATCGGTTGGTGTGGTCGAAGAGGAGCCGCGAACAGTTACGAAGTTCGACCCCCTGCAGGAGGGGATCGGGGAAAACAACCGGGTTGAACTTCCCGCGGGGATCGATGCCGGGAGCAGAGAAACGATCGACGGAGCGACGGAGGTCGTCGATACCCTCGCTAGGTATAAAAATAGGGCGCAGTGA